A single region of the Cereibacter sphaeroides 2.4.1 genome encodes:
- the glgC gene encoding glucose-1-phosphate adenylyltransferase, whose translation MKAQPPLRLTAQAMAFVLAGGRGSRLKELTDRRAKPAVYFGGKARIIDFALSNAMNSGIRKMAIATQYKAHSLIRHIQRGWNFFREERNEYLDILPASQRVDENRWYLGTADAVTQNIDIVDSYDIKYVIILAGDHVYKMDYEIMLRQHCETGADVTIGCLTVPRAEATAFGVMHVDANLRITDFLEKPADPPGIPGDEANALASMGIYVFDWAFLRDLLIRDAEDPNSSHDFGHDLIPAIVKNGKAMAHRFSDSCVMTGLETEPYWRDVGTIDAFWQANIDLTDFTPKLDLYDREWPIWTYSQIVPPAKFIHDSENRRGTAISSLVSGDCIVSGSEIRSSLLFTGCRTHSYSSMSHVVALPHVTVNRKADLTNCVLDRGVVVPEGLVIGQDAEEDARWFRRSEGGIVLVTQDMLDARARALN comes from the coding sequence ATGAAGGCGCAACCCCCACTCAGGCTGACCGCGCAGGCGATGGCCTTCGTGCTGGCCGGCGGCCGCGGCAGCCGGCTCAAGGAGCTGACGGACCGGCGCGCGAAACCCGCCGTCTATTTCGGCGGCAAGGCGCGGATCATCGACTTCGCCCTGTCGAACGCGATGAACTCGGGCATCCGCAAGATGGCCATCGCCACCCAGTACAAGGCCCACAGCCTGATCCGGCACATCCAGCGCGGCTGGAACTTCTTCCGCGAGGAGCGGAACGAATATCTCGACATCCTGCCGGCAAGCCAGCGGGTCGACGAGAACCGCTGGTATCTGGGCACGGCCGATGCGGTGACCCAGAATATCGACATCGTGGACAGCTACGACATCAAGTATGTGATCATCCTCGCGGGCGATCACGTCTACAAGATGGATTACGAGATCATGCTGCGCCAGCATTGCGAGACCGGCGCGGATGTGACCATCGGCTGCCTGACCGTGCCGCGGGCCGAGGCCACGGCCTTCGGCGTGATGCATGTGGATGCGAACCTGCGTATCACCGACTTTCTCGAAAAGCCCGCCGACCCGCCGGGCATCCCCGGCGACGAGGCCAATGCGCTGGCCTCGATGGGGATCTATGTCTTCGACTGGGCATTCCTGCGCGACCTGCTGATCCGCGACGCCGAGGATCCGAACTCGAGCCACGACTTCGGCCACGACCTGATCCCCGCCATCGTGAAGAACGGCAAGGCCATGGCGCACCGTTTCTCGGACAGCTGCGTGATGACCGGCCTCGAGACCGAGCCCTACTGGCGCGACGTGGGCACGATCGATGCCTTCTGGCAGGCCAACATCGACCTCACCGACTTCACGCCCAAGCTCGATCTCTACGACCGCGAATGGCCGATCTGGACCTATTCGCAGATCGTGCCGCCGGCCAAGTTCATCCATGACAGCGAGAACCGGCGCGGCACGGCCATCTCGTCGCTGGTTTCGGGGGACTGCATCGTTTCGGGCAGCGAGATCCGCAGCTCGCTGCTGTTCACCGGCTGCCGGACGCACAGCTATTCCTCGATGAGCCATGTGGTGGCACTGCCGCATGTGACGGTGAACCGGAAGGCGGATCTGACGAATTGCGTGCTCGACCGCGGCGTGGTCGTGCCGGAAGGGCTGGTGATCGGGCAGGATGCGGAGGAAGATGCGCGCTGGTTCCGCCGCTCGGAGGGCGGCATCGTGCTGGTGACGCAGGACATGCTCGACGCCCGGGCGCGGGCGCTGAACTGA
- a CDS encoding hybrid sensor histidine kinase/response regulator translates to MSLALIDPSDPPERQRDKLLEIVRALMARVERTTDDGGAAYAQFQRAAMLEDQVRERTADLQRTLELLNLSNERLAEATRAAEEARQNLANAIETVQEGFALFDADDVLVLCNSRFGMHMLDIQEHLKPGLSFGGYIDRVSRSRYLALPEAETPEDWAVRRKRRHYDRHSIFNVRLIWDRWLQVSEHRTADGGTVILQTDVTDLIRIERLERGKMLDDQARVIRATLDHINQGVCIFDAEGRLVGWNQRLGSLLAIPMNRFRLGVSFGYLLERFAHEISFGEGMDAAHLEAWVQARHERAPLSFELRRHDELILDVFAQEMPDRGFVMSFTDVTAERAAIEALSRANETLEARVMERTLELEDALGHAERANASRSRFVAAASHDLLQPLSAAKLFIATIGDEAVAPESREALTKAQKALDSVEGILGALLDISKLESGRAAVSIQPVRLDRLMAQLSDEFAPIAAARGLRLTVLPSSAVVASDPTYLRRILQNLIGNAIRYTAKGRVLVGARMTAGMVRLEVWDTGPGIAEADQEAIFKEFHRLDAPASPAEGMGLGLAIVERACGLLGHPLGLRSEIGRGTCFMLQVPRAESAPAPSVPDASAVRAQAKVAVQDKIAFLVENDDDLRQAMGLLLEKWGVSVLDAPSGEEALALIEEIGILPDFFLVDQQLGAGMTGVEFIRTMRDRHGPVPACIVTAARRPEVAALCAETGIRLIQKPIDARVLEEFLRAL, encoded by the coding sequence ATGAGCCTTGCTCTGATCGATCCCAGCGATCCGCCCGAGCGACAGCGGGACAAGCTTCTCGAGATCGTGCGCGCGCTGATGGCGCGGGTGGAGCGCACGACCGACGACGGCGGTGCGGCCTATGCGCAGTTCCAGCGCGCCGCCATGCTCGAGGATCAGGTGCGCGAGCGCACAGCGGATCTGCAGCGCACGCTGGAACTGCTGAACCTCTCGAACGAGCGGCTGGCGGAAGCCACGCGCGCGGCCGAGGAGGCGCGCCAGAACCTCGCCAATGCCATCGAGACGGTGCAGGAGGGCTTCGCGCTCTTCGATGCCGACGATGTGCTCGTGCTGTGCAATTCGCGCTTCGGGATGCACATGCTCGACATTCAGGAGCATCTGAAGCCCGGCCTCTCCTTCGGCGGCTATATCGACCGCGTGAGCCGTTCGCGGTATCTGGCGCTGCCCGAGGCGGAGACACCCGAGGATTGGGCGGTCCGGCGCAAGCGGCGGCACTACGACCGGCATTCGATCTTCAACGTGCGGCTGATCTGGGACCGCTGGCTGCAGGTCTCCGAGCATCGGACGGCCGATGGCGGCACGGTGATCCTGCAGACCGACGTGACCGACCTCATCCGCATCGAGCGGCTCGAGCGCGGCAAGATGCTCGACGATCAGGCCCGCGTGATCCGCGCGACGCTCGATCACATCAATCAGGGGGTCTGCATCTTCGATGCCGAGGGGCGGCTCGTCGGCTGGAACCAGCGCCTCGGCTCGCTGCTCGCGATCCCGATGAACCGCTTCCGGCTGGGGGTGAGCTTCGGCTACCTGCTCGAACGGTTCGCGCACGAGATCAGCTTCGGCGAGGGCATGGATGCGGCCCATCTCGAGGCCTGGGTCCAGGCGCGCCACGAACGCGCGCCGCTCTCTTTCGAGCTCCGCCGCCACGACGAGCTGATCCTCGATGTCTTCGCGCAGGAGATGCCCGACCGCGGCTTCGTGATGAGTTTCACCGACGTCACCGCCGAGCGGGCCGCCATCGAAGCGCTGAGCCGTGCGAACGAAACGCTCGAGGCGCGGGTGATGGAGCGGACGCTGGAGCTCGAGGATGCGCTGGGTCATGCCGAGCGGGCCAATGCCTCGCGCTCGCGCTTCGTGGCGGCGGCGAGCCACGATCTGTTGCAGCCGCTGTCGGCGGCCAAGCTCTTCATCGCCACCATCGGCGACGAGGCGGTGGCGCCCGAAAGCCGCGAGGCGCTGACCAAGGCGCAGAAGGCGCTCGACTCGGTGGAGGGGATCCTCGGCGCGCTTCTCGACATCTCGAAACTCGAGTCGGGCCGGGCGGCGGTCTCGATCCAGCCGGTGCGCCTCGACCGGCTGATGGCGCAGCTCTCCGACGAATTCGCGCCCATCGCCGCGGCGCGCGGCCTCCGGCTCACGGTGCTGCCCTCGAGCGCGGTGGTGGCCTCCGACCCGACCTATCTCCGGCGGATCCTCCAGAACCTGATCGGCAATGCGATCCGCTACACCGCGAAGGGCAGGGTGCTTGTCGGCGCGCGGATGACCGCGGGCATGGTGCGGCTGGAGGTCTGGGACACCGGGCCGGGGATCGCCGAGGCAGATCAGGAGGCCATCTTCAAGGAGTTCCACCGGCTCGACGCGCCCGCCTCACCCGCCGAGGGCATGGGGCTGGGCCTCGCCATCGTCGAGCGCGCCTGCGGGCTTCTGGGCCATCCGCTGGGGCTCCGATCCGAGATCGGGCGGGGCACCTGCTTCATGCTGCAGGTGCCCCGCGCCGAAAGTGCGCCCGCTCCGTCCGTGCCCGATGCCTCGGCGGTGCGGGCGCAGGCCAAGGTGGCGGTGCAGGACAAGATCGCCTTCCTCGTCGAGAATGACGACGACCTGCGTCAGGCGATGGGACTGCTGCTGGAGAAATGGGGGGTGAGCGTGCTCGACGCGCCCTCGGGCGAGGAGGCGCTGGCGCTGATCGAGGAGATCGGGATCCTGCCGGACTTCTTCCTCGTGGACCAGCAGCTCGGCGCGGGCATGACGGGGGTGGAGTTCATCCGCACGATGCGCGACCGGCACGGGCCGGTGCCCGCCTGCATCGTGACCGCCGCCCGCCGCCCCGAAGTGGCCGCCCTCTGCGCCGAGACGGGCATCCGGCTGATCCAGAAACCCATCGACGCCCGCGTGCTCGAGGAGTTCCTGCGCGCCCTCTAG
- the glgX gene encoding glycogen debranching protein GlgX has protein sequence MTAAAQPSGLPGLATAPGRPWPLGASFDGEGVNFALFSAHAEKVELCLFAPDGRREALRLPLTERDGDIWHLKVNGLLPGQLYGYRVHGPYQPEQGHRFNPNKLLIDPYARKLEGRLRWSDAVMGYRVGSARADLSFDGRDSAFAVPKSVVVGHNFNWGPDAPPERALTETLIYEAHVKGLTALHPGVEDGLRGTFLGLASDPILEHLTRLGVTAVELLPVQAFLDDRFLVNRGLSNYWGYQTVGFFAPDPRYLAKGALWEFAAMVRRFHAAGIEVILDVVYNHTGESDELGPTLSFRGIDNRSYYRLTEGGRRYANMTGTGNTLDLSHPMVLRMVMDSLRYWVEVMHVDGFRFDLASTLGREEDAFDEQGAFFDAIRQDPVLTRVKLIAEPWDLGPGGYRLGGFPHPFLEWNDKFRDDVRRFWRGEGGMTGDLARRLLGSAERFDHHSRAATSSVNFVTAHDGFTLLDLVSHARKHNEANGEDNRDGHDDNHSDNMGLEGPTTDAGILAARALRRRNLLATLFLSQGTPMLLGGDEIGNGQGGNNNAYAQDNPIGWIDWDRPDETMLAFVARISELRRSLPVLRQKGFLHGRIREADGLRDVVWRLPDGREPGPQDWHSPAMSCLCVEIRMDADRPDAGESPVFAVFNAGEAVPLALPPVPESWSLVLDTTRPEAGPEPAAPGLEAPARSVLVFVPAPPGETG, from the coding sequence GTGACAGCGGCGGCGCAGCCCAGCGGGCTGCCGGGCCTCGCCACCGCCCCCGGCCGCCCCTGGCCCCTGGGGGCGAGCTTCGATGGCGAGGGGGTGAATTTCGCGCTCTTCTCGGCCCATGCCGAGAAGGTGGAGCTCTGCCTCTTTGCGCCCGACGGGCGGCGCGAGGCGCTGCGGCTGCCGCTGACCGAGCGGGACGGGGACATCTGGCACCTGAAGGTCAACGGCCTGCTGCCCGGGCAGCTCTACGGCTACCGGGTGCACGGCCCCTATCAGCCCGAGCAGGGCCACAGGTTCAACCCGAACAAGCTGCTGATCGACCCCTATGCCCGCAAGCTCGAGGGGCGGTTGCGCTGGTCGGATGCGGTGATGGGCTACAGGGTCGGGAGCGCGCGCGCCGATCTGTCGTTCGACGGCCGCGACAGCGCCTTCGCCGTGCCGAAGTCGGTCGTGGTGGGGCACAATTTCAACTGGGGGCCGGATGCGCCGCCCGAGCGGGCGCTCACCGAGACGCTGATCTACGAGGCCCATGTGAAGGGTCTGACCGCGCTTCATCCCGGGGTGGAGGACGGCCTGCGCGGCACCTTCCTCGGGCTCGCCTCGGACCCGATCCTCGAGCATCTGACGCGGCTCGGCGTGACCGCCGTCGAGCTTCTGCCGGTGCAGGCCTTTCTCGACGACCGATTCCTCGTGAACCGGGGGCTCTCGAACTACTGGGGCTATCAGACGGTGGGCTTCTTCGCGCCCGACCCGCGCTATCTGGCCAAGGGGGCGCTCTGGGAATTCGCGGCCATGGTGCGCCGCTTTCATGCCGCCGGGATCGAGGTGATCCTCGACGTGGTCTACAACCACACCGGCGAAAGCGACGAGCTGGGTCCCACACTCTCGTTCCGTGGGATCGACAACCGGAGCTACTACCGGCTGACCGAGGGCGGGCGGCGTTATGCCAACATGACCGGCACCGGCAACACGCTCGATCTGTCGCATCCGATGGTGCTGCGCATGGTGATGGATTCCTTGCGCTACTGGGTCGAGGTCATGCATGTCGACGGCTTCCGCTTCGATCTCGCCTCGACGCTCGGGCGCGAGGAGGATGCGTTCGACGAACAGGGCGCCTTCTTCGATGCGATCCGGCAGGATCCGGTGCTGACGCGGGTGAAGCTCATCGCCGAGCCGTGGGATCTGGGGCCGGGCGGCTACCGGCTGGGCGGCTTTCCGCATCCGTTTCTCGAATGGAACGACAAGTTCCGCGACGACGTGCGCCGGTTCTGGCGCGGCGAGGGCGGCATGACGGGCGATCTCGCCCGCAGGCTTCTGGGCTCGGCCGAACGGTTCGACCACCACAGCCGCGCGGCCACCAGCTCGGTCAATTTCGTGACGGCGCATGACGGTTTCACGCTCCTCGATCTCGTGAGCCATGCGCGCAAGCACAACGAGGCCAACGGCGAGGACAACCGCGACGGCCACGACGACAATCATTCCGACAATATGGGCCTCGAGGGCCCGACGACGGATGCGGGAATTCTCGCCGCCCGGGCGCTGCGGCGGCGGAACCTCCTTGCCACCCTGTTCCTTTCCCAAGGCACGCCGATGCTGCTCGGGGGCGACGAGATCGGCAACGGCCAGGGAGGCAACAATAACGCCTATGCGCAGGACAATCCGATCGGCTGGATCGACTGGGACCGGCCCGACGAGACCATGCTGGCTTTCGTCGCCCGGATCTCGGAGCTGCGCCGGAGCCTTCCGGTGCTGCGGCAGAAGGGCTTCCTGCACGGTCGGATCCGGGAGGCGGACGGGCTGCGCGATGTGGTCTGGCGGCTGCCCGACGGGCGCGAGCCGGGCCCGCAGGACTGGCATTCGCCTGCGATGAGCTGCCTCTGCGTCGAGATCCGCATGGATGCCGACCGGCCGGATGCGGGCGAAAGCCCGGTGTTCGCCGTCTTCAATGCAGGCGAGGCCGTGCCACTGGCACTCCCGCCCGTCCCCGAGAGCTGGAGCCTCGTGCTCGATACGACACGGCCCGAGGCCGGCCCCGAACCCGCGGCGCCGGGGCTTGAAGCCCCGGCCCGTTCCGTGCTGGTCTTCGTGCCGGCACCACCTGGAGAGACTGGATGA
- a CDS encoding FIST N-terminal domain-containing protein translates to MEGLRERAVAAERNGAPLVRSAHLPGDVPAAAERLAEALGEGPFALVILFVTPETDVSALALGAQEVFGPVPVIGCTTAGEISAEGYTEGEVVAVALPAAHFHVRPILIGALADLDREELIGRLIRERDALARERPDWGSEFAFLMVDGLSTREDELASTLAAGLGPVPLFGGSAADGVRFRETFVIHGADVLRDAAVLALVRSDCRVRVFNLDHFRPTDQRMVVTEADPARRIVRRINAEPAAQEYARLLGKDPGQLDSFTFAAHPVVVRIGGKHHVRAIREVAPNGDLVFFSAIDEGLVLALAEPQDLVGHLTDELAGLGREREPSAIVACDCVLRRMEALDSQSIGAVSALLRRHRVVGFSTYGEQLNGMHVNQTMTGVAIYPPEER, encoded by the coding sequence ATGGAAGGACTGCGCGAGCGGGCGGTCGCGGCGGAGCGGAACGGCGCCCCGCTGGTGCGGAGCGCCCATCTGCCCGGAGACGTGCCCGCAGCCGCAGAGCGGCTGGCGGAAGCTCTGGGCGAGGGGCCGTTCGCCCTCGTGATCCTGTTCGTGACGCCCGAGACCGACGTGTCGGCCCTCGCCCTCGGGGCGCAGGAGGTCTTCGGCCCCGTGCCGGTGATCGGCTGCACCACGGCCGGCGAGATCAGCGCCGAGGGCTATACCGAAGGCGAGGTGGTGGCGGTGGCGCTTCCCGCCGCCCATTTCCACGTCCGGCCCATCCTGATCGGGGCTTTGGCCGATCTCGACCGCGAGGAACTGATCGGCCGCCTCATCCGCGAGCGGGATGCGCTGGCGCGCGAGCGGCCCGACTGGGGCAGCGAATTCGCCTTCCTCATGGTGGACGGGCTGTCGACGCGCGAGGACGAACTGGCCTCGACGCTCGCCGCGGGGCTGGGGCCGGTGCCGCTCTTCGGCGGCTCGGCCGCCGACGGCGTGCGCTTCCGCGAGACCTTCGTGATCCATGGCGCCGATGTCCTGAGGGACGCGGCGGTGCTGGCGCTGGTGCGGAGCGACTGCCGGGTGCGGGTGTTCAACCTCGACCATTTCCGCCCCACCGATCAGCGCATGGTCGTCACCGAGGCCGATCCCGCGCGCCGCATCGTGCGCCGGATCAATGCCGAGCCCGCGGCGCAGGAATATGCCCGGCTGCTCGGCAAGGATCCGGGGCAGCTCGACAGCTTCACCTTCGCGGCCCATCCGGTGGTGGTGCGGATCGGCGGCAAGCATCACGTCCGCGCCATCCGCGAGGTCGCGCCGAACGGCGATCTCGTCTTCTTTTCCGCCATCGACGAGGGGCTGGTGCTTGCGCTGGCCGAACCGCAGGATCTCGTCGGGCATCTGACGGACGAGCTGGCGGGGCTGGGGCGCGAGCGCGAGCCCTCGGCCATTGTCGCGTGCGATTGCGTGCTGCGCCGGATGGAGGCGCTCGACAGCCAGTCCATCGGGGCGGTCTCGGCCCTTCTGCGGCGGCATCGCGTGGTGGGCTTCTCGACCTACGGCGAGCAGCTGAACGGGATGCATGTGAACCAGACCATGACCGGGGTCGCGATCTACCCGCCGGAGGAGCGATGA
- a CDS encoding alpha-D-glucose phosphate-specific phosphoglucomutase: MTVKTVSTTPFSDQKPGTSGLRKKTPVFMRPHYLENFVQSIFDAIGGARGKTFVLGGDGRYFNDRAAQVILRMAAANGAARVIVGQGAILSTPAASHLIRLRKTDGGIILSASHNPGGPEEDFGVKFNTPNGGPAPESVTEAIFEATKTLSEYRIFEAQDVDLSVVGRTVLGDMQIEVVDPVADYAALMESLFDFPAIRAMFSDGFTMRFDAMCAVTGPYATEILENRLGAAKGTVVNGTPLPDFGGMHPDPNPTWAKALMDEMFSAEAPDFGAASDGDGDRNMVVGRGIYVSPSDSLAVLAANAHLAPGYKAGLKGVARSMPTSAAADRVAEALGVEEFETPTGWKFFGNLLDAGRATICGEESFGTGSDHVREKDGLWAVLLWLNILAVRKESVREILEAHWQQFGRNYYSRHDFEAIETARADAMMEELRGKLVGLTGAAFNGHLKVAEADDFAYTDPVDGSVSRKQGVRILFQDGSRIVMRLSGTGTEGATLRLYLERYAPGPEGLDLDPQEALGPIIAAAHEIAGIERHTGRREPDVIT, encoded by the coding sequence ATGACCGTCAAGACCGTTTCCACCACGCCCTTTTCCGATCAGAAGCCCGGAACCTCCGGGCTGCGCAAGAAGACGCCGGTCTTCATGCGGCCGCATTATCTCGAGAATTTCGTCCAGTCGATCTTCGACGCCATCGGCGGAGCCCGCGGCAAGACCTTCGTTCTGGGCGGCGACGGGCGCTATTTCAACGACCGCGCGGCCCAGGTGATCCTGCGGATGGCCGCCGCCAACGGCGCGGCGCGGGTCATCGTGGGGCAGGGCGCCATCCTCTCCACCCCGGCCGCCTCGCATCTGATCCGCCTGCGCAAGACCGACGGCGGCATCATCTTGTCGGCCAGCCACAATCCCGGCGGCCCCGAGGAGGATTTCGGCGTGAAGTTCAACACGCCGAACGGCGGGCCCGCGCCCGAGAGCGTGACCGAGGCGATCTTCGAGGCCACGAAGACCCTCTCGGAATACCGCATCTTCGAGGCGCAGGATGTGGATCTGTCGGTCGTGGGCCGGACGGTGCTCGGCGACATGCAGATCGAGGTGGTGGATCCGGTGGCCGACTACGCGGCGCTGATGGAAAGCCTGTTCGATTTCCCGGCGATCCGCGCGATGTTCTCGGACGGCTTCACCATGCGCTTCGACGCGATGTGCGCGGTGACGGGCCCCTATGCGACCGAGATTCTCGAGAACCGGCTCGGTGCGGCGAAGGGGACGGTCGTCAACGGCACGCCCTTGCCCGATTTCGGCGGGATGCACCCCGACCCGAACCCGACCTGGGCCAAGGCGCTGATGGACGAGATGTTCTCGGCGGAGGCCCCCGATTTCGGCGCGGCCTCGGACGGAGACGGCGACCGCAACATGGTGGTGGGGCGCGGGATCTATGTCTCGCCCTCCGACAGTCTCGCGGTGCTGGCGGCCAATGCCCATCTCGCGCCCGGCTACAAGGCGGGGCTCAAGGGCGTCGCCCGCTCAATGCCCACCTCGGCCGCGGCCGACCGCGTGGCCGAGGCCCTCGGTGTCGAGGAGTTCGAGACGCCGACCGGCTGGAAATTCTTCGGCAACCTGCTCGATGCGGGCCGCGCCACCATCTGCGGCGAAGAGAGCTTCGGCACCGGCTCCGACCATGTGCGCGAGAAGGACGGGCTCTGGGCGGTGCTCCTGTGGCTGAACATCCTCGCTGTGCGCAAGGAAAGCGTGCGCGAGATCCTCGAGGCGCACTGGCAGCAGTTCGGCCGCAACTACTATTCGCGCCACGACTTCGAGGCGATCGAGACGGCGCGGGCGGACGCCATGATGGAGGAGCTGCGCGGCAAGCTCGTGGGCCTAACGGGCGCCGCCTTCAACGGCCATTTGAAGGTCGCCGAGGCGGACGATTTTGCCTATACCGACCCGGTGGATGGCTCGGTCAGCCGCAAGCAGGGCGTGCGGATCCTGTTCCAGGATGGCAGCCGGATCGTGATGCGGCTGTCGGGCACCGGAACCGAGGGGGCGACGCTCCGGCTCTATCTCGAGCGCTATGCGCCCGGGCCGGAGGGTCTGGATCTCGACCCGCAGGAGGCGCTTGGCCCGATCATCGCCGCCGCGCACGAGATTGCGGGGATCGAACGCCATACCGGCCGCCGCGAGCCCGACGTCATCACCTGA
- the glgA gene encoding glycogen synthase GlgA, translated as METARGRVLSVASECVPLLKTGGLADVVGALPGALAAEGWEMRVLMPCYRPLKWRLEEMEEVFAEEDLFGGPGRVMAGEVAGRKMLLLDAPHLYDREGGPYAGPDGDWGDNAQRFAALSWIGARIAREGLGDGWRPDVVHAHDWQAGFTPAYMNYWGSGGASSVLTVHNIAFQGWAPASLLSALRLPPQEFHPAALEYYGGLSSLKAGLVSADHITTVSPTYACELMRPEFGMGLQGVIAQRAGQVTGILNGVDTDIWSPEVEERPYDAESLKAKAENRAVLSGAFKLSVPGPLAILVSRLTYQKGIDLIPEVLPDFIAAGGGLAVLGTGDAPLEAAMRELEVRFPGRVGVRIGYDEGLSHLMFAGGDAVLVPSRFEPCGLTQMYGLRYGAIPVVALTGGLADTIINANPAAMAAGCATGLTFHPTEPPAFAEALRRLIHLYADPAAWETVQRNAMRHPVGWETSAAAYAALYRELVA; from the coding sequence ATGGAGACGGCGCGCGGACGGGTGTTGTCGGTGGCTTCCGAATGCGTGCCGCTGCTGAAGACCGGGGGGCTCGCCGATGTGGTGGGCGCGCTTCCGGGGGCGCTGGCGGCGGAAGGCTGGGAGATGCGGGTGCTGATGCCCTGCTACCGGCCGCTGAAATGGCGGCTCGAGGAGATGGAGGAGGTCTTCGCCGAAGAGGATCTCTTCGGGGGGCCGGGGCGGGTGATGGCGGGCGAGGTGGCCGGGCGGAAGATGCTGCTCCTTGATGCGCCGCATCTCTACGACCGCGAGGGCGGCCCCTATGCGGGTCCGGACGGCGACTGGGGCGACAATGCGCAGCGGTTTGCGGCGCTTTCCTGGATCGGGGCGCGGATCGCGCGCGAGGGGCTCGGGGACGGCTGGCGGCCGGATGTGGTTCATGCCCACGACTGGCAGGCGGGCTTCACGCCGGCCTATATGAACTATTGGGGCAGCGGCGGAGCGAGTTCGGTGCTGACGGTGCACAACATCGCCTTCCAGGGCTGGGCGCCGGCGAGCCTTCTGTCGGCGCTGCGCCTGCCGCCGCAGGAGTTCCATCCGGCCGCGCTCGAATATTACGGCGGGCTCTCGTCGCTGAAGGCGGGGCTGGTCTCGGCCGATCATATCACCACCGTCTCGCCCACCTATGCCTGCGAGCTGATGCGGCCCGAGTTCGGCATGGGCCTGCAGGGCGTGATTGCCCAGCGGGCTGGGCAGGTGACCGGCATCCTGAACGGGGTCGACACCGACATCTGGTCGCCCGAGGTCGAGGAGCGGCCCTATGACGCCGAGAGCCTGAAGGCCAAGGCGGAGAACCGCGCCGTGCTGTCGGGCGCCTTCAAACTGTCGGTGCCGGGGCCGCTTGCGATCCTCGTGAGCCGCCTGACCTATCAGAAGGGCATCGACCTCATCCCCGAGGTGCTGCCGGACTTCATCGCCGCGGGCGGGGGCCTTGCAGTTCTGGGCACGGGTGACGCGCCGCTCGAGGCGGCGATGCGCGAGCTCGAGGTGCGCTTTCCGGGTCGGGTCGGGGTGCGGATCGGCTATGACGAAGGGCTGTCGCATCTGATGTTCGCGGGCGGCGATGCGGTTTTGGTGCCCTCGCGGTTCGAGCCCTGCGGGCTCACGCAGATGTACGGGCTGCGCTACGGGGCCATTCCGGTGGTGGCCCTGACAGGGGGCCTTGCCGACACGATCATCAACGCCAATCCGGCCGCCATGGCCGCGGGCTGTGCGACCGGCCTCACCTTCCATCCGACCGAGCCGCCCGCCTTCGCCGAGGCGCTGAGGCGGCTGATCCATCTTTATGCCGATCCCGCGGCCTGGGAGACGGTGCAACGGAATGCGATGCGCCATCCGGTGGGCTGGGAGACCTCGGCCGCGGCCTATGCGGCGCTCTACCGGGAGCTCGTCGCGTGA
- a CDS encoding response regulator transcription factor, protein MIEPSRPLQSALIVDDHPLFCDALSMTLKAVAGLTHIESADRLETALARLDLQPAFDVVVLDLNLPDVNGLDGLIRLKASLGAVPVVVVSSLADNRVIGAALKAGAAGFVPKHSRREVFRAAFDAIREGRSYLPEGFTPHSPGAPASQREEAIARLALLTRQQAKILQLICEGRLNKQIAYDLTIAETTVKAHVTAIMRKLGVQSRTQAVLMVQEASFASLMPENS, encoded by the coding sequence ATGATCGAACCTTCCCGCCCGCTCCAGTCCGCGCTGATCGTCGACGATCATCCGCTCTTCTGCGATGCGCTGTCGATGACGCTCAAGGCGGTGGCGGGACTGACCCACATCGAATCCGCCGACCGGCTCGAGACGGCTCTGGCCCGGCTCGACCTGCAGCCGGCGTTCGATGTGGTGGTGCTGGATCTGAACCTGCCGGACGTGAACGGCCTCGACGGCCTCATCCGTCTGAAGGCGAGCCTCGGGGCGGTGCCGGTGGTGGTGGTCTCTTCCCTCGCCGACAACCGGGTGATCGGGGCGGCGCTGAAGGCGGGTGCGGCGGGCTTCGTGCCCAAGCACTCCCGCCGCGAGGTGTTCCGCGCGGCCTTCGATGCGATCCGCGAAGGGCGCAGCTACCTGCCCGAAGGATTCACGCCTCATTCCCCCGGCGCGCCCGCCAGCCAGCGCGAGGAAGCCATCGCACGGCTTGCGCTGCTCACGCGGCAGCAGGCGAAGATCCTCCAGCTCATCTGCGAGGGGCGGCTGAACAAGCAGATCGCCTATGACCTGACCATCGCCGAGACGACCGTGAAGGCCCATGTCACGGCCATCATGCGCAAGCTCGGCGTCCAGAGCCGGACCCAGGCGGTGCTCATGGTGCAGGAGGCGAGCTTCGCGAGCCTGATGCCGGAAAATTCCTGA